One Faecalicatena sp. Marseille-Q4148 DNA window includes the following coding sequences:
- a CDS encoding 1-deoxy-D-xylulose-5-phosphate reductoisomerase produces the protein MKTIAILGSTGSIGTQTLEVVRENQDIRVAALAAGNNIALLEQQIREFAPKTVAVWTEEKAKELRERVKDLPVKIVSGMDGLLEISVLEETDILVTAIVGMIGIRPTIAAICAGKNIALANKETLVTAGHIIMPLAKEHHVSILPVDSEHSAIFQSLQGNEKNSIKKILLTASGGPFRGRKREELANIQVEDALKHPNWEMGRKITIDSSTMINKGLEVIEAKWLFDVDFDQIQVVVQPQSVIHSMVEYEDGAVIAQLGTPDMKLPIQYALYYPKRRNLSGDRLDFWKLTELTFEQPDLETFYGLRLAYEAGRAGGTMPTVFNAANERAVSLFLNRKIKYLEIPEIIHYCMDAHKRKEAPTVEEILSAEAETYEQIESRWN, from the coding sequence ATGAAGACAATAGCAATTCTTGGTTCAACCGGTTCCATCGGAACACAGACGCTGGAGGTTGTGCGGGAGAATCAGGATATCCGGGTGGCAGCGCTTGCTGCCGGAAATAATATTGCGCTGTTGGAGCAGCAGATCAGAGAATTTGCGCCAAAGACAGTAGCAGTCTGGACAGAAGAGAAAGCAAAAGAACTTCGGGAACGGGTGAAAGACCTTCCTGTGAAGATCGTATCCGGAATGGATGGTCTTTTGGAAATCTCTGTACTGGAAGAGACAGACATACTTGTAACAGCGATCGTGGGAATGATTGGAATCCGTCCTACCATTGCTGCAATCTGCGCGGGAAAAAATATTGCACTTGCCAATAAAGAAACACTTGTGACGGCAGGACATATCATTATGCCGCTTGCAAAGGAACATCATGTATCAATTCTTCCGGTAGACAGCGAACACAGCGCTATTTTTCAATCATTGCAGGGAAATGAAAAGAATTCTATTAAGAAAATCCTTCTGACTGCTTCCGGTGGACCGTTTCGTGGCAGAAAGCGGGAAGAACTTGCAAACATTCAAGTGGAAGATGCCTTAAAACATCCGAATTGGGAAATGGGACGCAAGATTACCATTGATTCTTCTACAATGATTAATAAAGGTCTGGAAGTGATCGAAGCAAAATGGCTCTTTGATGTAGACTTTGATCAAATCCAGGTTGTGGTGCAGCCGCAGAGCGTGATCCATTCTATGGTAGAATATGAAGATGGAGCAGTCATTGCACAGTTAGGTACACCGGATATGAAGCTTCCGATCCAGTATGCACTGTATTATCCAAAGCGCAGAAATTTGTCCGGAGATCGGCTTGATTTCTGGAAGCTGACAGAGCTTACATTTGAACAGCCGGATCTGGAAACATTCTATGGACTGCGCCTTGCCTATGAAGCAGGAAGGGCGGGAGGAACGATGCCGACAGTATTCAATGCTGCCAACGAGCGTGCGGTCAGTCTGTTTCTTAATCGAAAGATAAAATATCTGGAGATTCCGGAAATCATTCATTACTGCATGGATGCACATAAACGAAAAGAAGCGCCGACGGTGGAAGAAATCCTTTCGGCGGAAGCAGAGACTTATGAACAAATAGAAAGCAGGTGGAACTAG
- a CDS encoding phosphatidate cytidylyltransferase, with translation MFKTRLLSGILLMIVALVTVISGGGILFATLLIISLIGMSELYKILDVHNKLLGCVGYVGAIIYYGLLWFGYEEWIICMSIGFLILLMAVYVFSYPKYHADQVMMTFFGLFYVAMMLSYVYQARELPQGAFLVWLVFICSWGCDTCAYCVGVLIGKHKMAPKLSPKKSIEGAVGGVAGAALIGALYALAVNHFAQVGAPVGMYAAIGAVGGLISMVGDLAASAIKRNHNIKDYGKLIPGHGGILDRFDSVIFTAPIIYYMAVLFMK, from the coding sequence ATGTTTAAGACAAGACTACTGAGCGGGATTCTTCTGATGATCGTTGCGCTTGTGACCGTGATCAGTGGGGGCGGTATTTTATTTGCGACACTTTTGATTATCAGCTTGATCGGCATGTCTGAGCTTTATAAAATCTTGGATGTGCATAATAAACTGCTCGGATGCGTAGGATATGTAGGAGCAATCATTTATTACGGACTGCTCTGGTTTGGATATGAAGAATGGATTATTTGCATGAGCATTGGATTTCTGATTCTTCTTATGGCTGTATATGTATTTTCTTATCCCAAATACCATGCAGACCAGGTGATGATGACATTTTTTGGATTATTCTATGTGGCGATGATGCTGTCCTATGTATATCAGGCACGGGAACTGCCTCAGGGTGCATTCCTCGTATGGCTTGTATTTATCTGTTCCTGGGGATGTGACACCTGTGCTTATTGTGTCGGTGTGCTGATTGGAAAACATAAAATGGCGCCGAAATTAAGTCCGAAGAAATCCATTGAGGGCGCAGTCGGAGGTGTAGCAGGGGCAGCGCTGATCGGAGCGCTCTATGCATTGGCAGTAAATCACTTTGCACAAGTAGGAGCGCCTGTTGGGATGTATGCGGCGATCGGCGCAGTGGGAGGTTTGATCTCCATGGTAGGCGATCTGGCAGCATCAGCCATTAAGAGAAATCATAATATCAAAGATTACGGCAAATTAATTCCGGGACACGGCGGTATTCTGGATCGGTTTGACAGTGTGATTTTTACAGCGCCGATTATTTATTATATGGCAGTGCTATTTATGAAATAG
- a CDS encoding Crp/Fnr family transcriptional regulator, with amino-acid sequence MTIEEVLEKVPALQEYICTMPEDIRKRCVVKVHPPGFIIHQKDAALDYFGIVASGEHRVINEFENGNVFMIERNEPIDFIGEVTILANQPRTSVTIETTTENIILYMSRQDFENWIKTDIHFLRLVASKIAFKLYRSSYNRGAKLFYPPQYLLLDFLIQYAYQHQIERKGQITVPFTRQELFEEIGVSVKTLNRTIAKLKAEQLISITKGKITMTVKQIEAAQTYLKEIKMFGK; translated from the coding sequence ATGACCATCGAAGAAGTATTAGAAAAAGTACCGGCGCTGCAGGAGTATATTTGCACTATGCCCGAAGATATTCGAAAGCGCTGTGTTGTCAAAGTCCACCCTCCCGGTTTCATTATTCATCAGAAAGATGCGGCGCTCGACTATTTTGGCATTGTCGCATCAGGAGAGCATCGGGTGATCAATGAGTTTGAAAATGGAAACGTATTTATGATTGAGAGAAATGAACCCATCGATTTTATTGGAGAAGTAACAATTCTCGCCAATCAGCCCAGAACCTCCGTTACAATTGAAACAACAACCGAAAATATTATTCTCTATATGAGCCGGCAAGACTTTGAAAACTGGATCAAAACAGATATTCATTTTCTGCGGCTTGTTGCTTCCAAAATTGCATTCAAGCTCTATCGTTCTTCCTATAACCGTGGCGCCAAACTTTTCTATCCTCCTCAATATCTTTTGCTGGATTTTCTTATCCAATATGCATATCAGCATCAGATTGAACGAAAAGGACAGATTACCGTTCCTTTTACACGGCAGGAATTATTCGAAGAAATCGGTGTTTCCGTAAAGACACTCAACCGGACCATCGCAAAATTAAAAGCCGAACAGCTCATAAGCATTACAAAAGGAAAAATTACAATGACCGTCAAACAGATCGAAGCAGCTCAGACGTATCTCAAAGAGATTAAAATGTTTGGCAAATAA
- the rseP gene encoding RIP metalloprotease RseP translates to MGIILALLLFGIIVMFHELGHFLLAKKNGINVSEFAIGMGPTLVSTEKNGTVYSLKLLPIGGFCAMGEDEEDTNEEGSFNSKSVWARISVIAAGPLFNFLMAFVLSVILVAWNGCDVPVVADVIDGLSAQEQGIQAGDKIVRLNDKRIHLSREITLFNQMNKDKTVEVEFERDGKKHTVMVERTYDEESGGYLMGIMRSNQYEKANVLTSLQYGVYEVKYWIDSVIDSLKMLVTGAIGLDQLSGPVGVVDFVDDSYQETKEYGISAVVITFMNIAILLSANLGVMNLLPIPAMDGGRLVFLILEAIRGKRIPPEKEGMVHFAGFVALMLLMVFVLFNDLKHVFL, encoded by the coding sequence TTGGGAATTATACTGGCATTATTGCTGTTTGGCATTATCGTGATGTTTCACGAGCTGGGACATTTTCTGCTTGCCAAGAAAAACGGTATTAATGTTTCTGAATTTGCGATCGGAATGGGACCGACACTTGTCAGTACCGAGAAAAACGGTACCGTGTATTCCTTGAAACTTCTTCCGATCGGTGGATTTTGCGCGATGGGAGAAGACGAGGAAGATACAAACGAGGAAGGAAGCTTCAATAGTAAATCTGTCTGGGCAAGAATTTCAGTAATTGCTGCCGGACCGCTGTTTAATTTCCTTATGGCATTTGTACTCTCCGTGATTCTTGTTGCCTGGAATGGCTGTGATGTTCCGGTGGTAGCAGATGTCATTGACGGTCTTTCCGCACAGGAACAGGGAATTCAGGCAGGAGATAAGATTGTAAGACTGAATGATAAGCGAATTCATCTCTCACGGGAAATCACACTCTTTAACCAGATGAATAAAGATAAGACTGTTGAAGTAGAATTTGAGAGAGATGGTAAGAAGCATACGGTTATGGTTGAGCGAACATATGATGAAGAGTCCGGAGGATACCTCATGGGGATCATGCGTTCGAATCAGTATGAAAAAGCAAATGTGCTTACTTCTCTTCAATATGGTGTCTATGAAGTCAAGTATTGGATCGACTCGGTTATTGACAGTTTGAAAATGCTTGTAACCGGAGCAATCGGTCTGGATCAGCTGTCCGGTCCGGTCGGTGTTGTAGACTTTGTAGATGACTCTTATCAGGAAACGAAAGAATACGGGATATCGGCAGTTGTGATTACTTTTATGAATATTGCAATTTTGCTGAGCGCTAACCTGGGGGTAATGAATCTCCTTCCGATTCCTGCGATGGATGGCGGAAGGCTTGTATTTTTGATTCTTGAGGCAATCCGGGGAAAACGGATTCCGCCGGAGAAAGAAGGAATGGTACATTTCGCAGGATTTGTGGCATTGATGCTTCTAATGGTCTTTGTACTCTTTAACGACTTGAAACATGTGTTTCTGTAG
- a CDS encoding sulfite exporter TauE/SafE family protein codes for MQYLIIGAANFVVGGLIGMTGIAGFLLPILYAGYMNLAVSESLALSFFAFLISGIIGAWNYKKAGALDLSFAIPLSAGSFLGAVLGVYLNSMIPEQTVKMILYLVVLLSGISIFVRREKERAADSEKEIGTAVVGILGFVTGAICSMSGAGGPILVMPLLVAGGMAVRTAVGVSLFDSIFIAIPAGMGYFMQSDMAKLVFPLVIAGIAHAAGVYCGSLQAKRIPQQFLKKAIAVFSIGIAIWKLAG; via the coding sequence ATGCAGTATCTTATTATCGGAGCCGCAAACTTTGTTGTCGGAGGTCTGATTGGAATGACAGGGATCGCAGGATTTCTTCTTCCGATTTTGTATGCCGGCTATATGAACCTGGCAGTATCAGAATCACTGGCGCTTAGTTTCTTTGCATTTCTGATCTCAGGAATCATTGGAGCGTGGAATTATAAAAAAGCCGGGGCGCTTGATCTGTCATTTGCCATACCGCTTAGCGCAGGGAGCTTTTTAGGAGCGGTGCTTGGTGTTTATTTGAATTCCATGATTCCGGAACAGACTGTGAAGATGATCTTATACTTAGTTGTATTATTATCAGGTATTTCCATTTTTGTGCGAAGAGAGAAAGAAAGAGCTGCTGACAGTGAAAAAGAAATCGGAACGGCGGTCGTAGGAATTCTTGGATTTGTAACAGGAGCAATCTGTTCCATGTCCGGAGCGGGCGGACCGATCCTTGTGATGCCGCTTCTCGTAGCCGGAGGAATGGCAGTTCGGACGGCAGTCGGAGTGTCACTGTTTGACTCGATATTCATTGCAATTCCGGCAGGAATGGGATATTTTATGCAGTCTGACATGGCAAAACTTGTATTCCCTCTTGTGATTGCGGGAATTGCTCATGCAGCCGGAGTTTACTGTGGAAGCCTGCAGGCAAAACGAATTCCGCAGCAATTTTTAAAAAAGGCAATTGCCGTATTCTCTATTGGGATTGCTATATGGAAACTGGCAGGATAG
- a CDS encoding ABC transporter ATP-binding protein, whose product MAEMLRVEEVEKYYGNKSNLTKAIDKISLSVDKGEFAAIMGPSGSGKTTLLNMIATIDKVTAGHIYLSGTDITKIRGEAMNRFRREMLGFIFQDFNLLDTLTVYENIALALQIQKVKPEEIDRRVVEAAHLMNLEQILNKYPYQISGGEKQRTASARAVITRPKLILADEPTGALDSKNAKNLMEHLLELNKKREATILMVTHDAFTASYADRVIFIKDGRLYSEIRKGEKGRKAFFDKIIDMMSLLGGDFNDVI is encoded by the coding sequence ATGGCAGAAATGTTGCGAGTGGAAGAAGTAGAAAAGTATTATGGAAATAAGTCAAATTTAACGAAAGCGATTGATAAAATCTCATTAAGCGTAGATAAGGGGGAATTTGCGGCGATTATGGGACCAAGCGGGTCCGGAAAAACAACATTGCTAAATATGATTGCAACGATCGATAAGGTAACGGCAGGACATATTTATCTTAGCGGAACAGATATTACAAAGATTCGCGGAGAGGCGATGAACCGGTTTCGGAGGGAGATGCTGGGATTTATTTTTCAGGATTTTAATTTACTGGATACACTTACTGTTTATGAAAATATCGCGCTGGCGCTGCAGATCCAGAAGGTAAAACCGGAAGAAATTGACCGAAGAGTAGTGGAAGCTGCACACCTTATGAATCTGGAACAGATTTTGAACAAATATCCGTATCAGATTTCCGGTGGAGAGAAGCAGAGGACTGCATCTGCCCGTGCAGTGATCACGCGTCCGAAATTGATTTTGGCCGATGAACCGACCGGAGCTCTTGATTCTAAAAATGCGAAAAATTTGATGGAGCATCTGTTAGAGCTGAACAAAAAGCGCGAGGCGACAATTCTCATGGTAACACATGACGCGTTTACTGCAAGTTATGCCGATCGGGTGATCTTTATTAAGGATGGACGGCTGTACAGTGAAATCCGCAAAGGAGAGAAAGGGCGAAAAGCCTTTTTTGATAAGATCATCGATATGATGAGTTTATTGGGAGGCGATTTTAATGATGTTATTTAG
- a CDS encoding response regulator transcription factor → MKKILIIEDDESLQKELYTLLVNSGYEAEIVTVFEKVVSQIINTDADLVLLDIKIPGMTGDFILREVRKTSQIPVIMVTSKNSDMDEVLCMSYGADDYITKPYHPALLLLHIEAVLKRAGETSGQMQAYRGLQICPAKSCLVQGEEEILLSKNEFGIFSYLLEHVGEIVTREEIMSYLWDNEKFVDDNTLTVNITRLRRKLEEAGLHDVIETRRGQGYILL, encoded by the coding sequence ATGAAAAAGATACTGATTATTGAAGATGACGAAAGTCTTCAGAAGGAACTTTATACATTGCTTGTAAACAGTGGTTATGAGGCGGAAATTGTTACTGTGTTTGAAAAAGTAGTATCGCAGATAATTAATACGGATGCAGATCTTGTTCTTCTGGATATTAAGATTCCCGGAATGACAGGAGATTTTATCCTGCGGGAAGTGCGTAAGACATCACAGATTCCGGTTATTATGGTAACGAGCAAGAATTCAGATATGGATGAAGTATTATGCATGAGTTATGGGGCAGATGACTATATTACAAAGCCTTATCATCCGGCATTGCTTCTTCTGCATATCGAAGCAGTACTGAAGCGGGCAGGGGAAACGAGCGGACAGATGCAGGCATACCGCGGACTTCAGATCTGTCCGGCAAAAAGCTGCCTTGTGCAAGGGGAGGAAGAGATTCTGCTGTCTAAGAATGAATTCGGGATTTTCAGCTATCTTTTAGAGCATGTGGGAGAGATTGTAACTCGGGAGGAGATTATGAGTTATCTTTGGGATAACGAGAAATTTGTAGATGATAATACATTGACCGTTAATATTACGCGTCTTCGCAGAAAGCTGGAAGAGGCGGGGCTGCATGATGTAATTGAAACAAGAAGAGGACAGGGGTACATTTTATTATGA
- a CDS encoding isoprenyl transferase, with protein sequence MKIPQHVAIILDGNGRWAKKRGMPRNYGHVQGSKNVERICEDAYKMGIKYLTVYAFSTENWNRPKDEVDALMKLLRNYMKTCLKTAEKNRMRVRVIGDISRLDKDIRKRILELEKASEHNDGLNFQIAINYGSRDEMIRAMRAMAKDVEAGTLAPEAISEKIFESYLDTHDIPDPDLLIRTSGELRLSNYLLWQLAYTEFYFTDVPWPDFTKEELTKAIEQYNSRDRRFGGVKEE encoded by the coding sequence ATGAAGATACCACAGCATGTTGCGATCATTCTCGATGGGAATGGACGCTGGGCAAAGAAGCGGGGGATGCCGCGCAATTACGGACATGTGCAGGGAAGTAAGAATGTAGAACGAATCTGTGAAGATGCGTATAAAATGGGAATCAAATATCTGACAGTATATGCATTTTCCACGGAGAACTGGAATCGTCCGAAGGATGAAGTAGATGCGCTGATGAAGCTTCTGAGAAACTACATGAAAACATGTCTGAAGACAGCTGAAAAGAATCGGATGAGAGTCCGGGTTATTGGTGATATCAGCCGTCTGGATAAAGATATCAGAAAGAGAATTCTGGAACTGGAGAAGGCTTCTGAACATAATGACGGATTGAATTTTCAAATTGCGATCAATTATGGAAGCAGAGATGAAATGATCCGTGCCATGCGTGCTATGGCAAAAGATGTGGAAGCAGGGACACTTGCGCCGGAAGCAATTAGTGAAAAGATATTCGAAAGTTATCTTGATACACACGATATTCCGGATCCGGATTTGCTTATCCGCACAAGCGGAGAGCTTCGACTGTCGAATTATTTATTATGGCAGCTGGCTTATACGGAGTTTTATTTTACAGATGTTCCATGGCCGGATTTTACGAAAGAAGAACTGACAAAGGCTATCGAACAATATAATAGCAGAGATAGACGCTTTGGAGGCGTGAAGGAGGAATAA
- a CDS encoding sensor histidine kinase, with protein sequence MTWNRYCRGKFVPALIFITADILAAYLLFGLRINRQVSILLLGVMIGSQVLAVCFDYWKKKRFYDSVFQKLAKLDQKYLLPELLEHPDFGEGEVLTEVLYETDRAMHEYLRQYRDEMKELQDYMELWVHEIKLPIASLVLMLHNDSLLSGEKVKAQVKRIECAVEQILYYTRGQNTEKDYLIKTYSLEQIIGRVLQSEKEAILGQQIHLKLEGLKCRVQTDSKWMEFIVRQILHNSLKYLKGEEDEIRITGREEKDCTILSLWDNGIGIEESELSRVFEKSFTGENGRRVQSSTGMGLYLCKKLCGKLGHDILIHSVKNSYTEVEIRFWKHEFYQVLEDDRKLTKL encoded by the coding sequence ATGACATGGAATCGATATTGCCGTGGGAAATTTGTTCCTGCATTGATTTTTATTACAGCAGATATTCTGGCTGCCTATTTGCTTTTTGGACTGCGTATCAACCGACAAGTCAGTATCTTACTTCTCGGAGTAATGATTGGGAGTCAGGTACTGGCAGTTTGTTTTGACTATTGGAAAAAGAAGCGGTTTTATGACAGTGTTTTTCAAAAACTTGCAAAGCTTGATCAGAAATATCTTCTGCCGGAGCTTCTGGAACATCCGGATTTTGGAGAAGGAGAGGTGCTGACAGAGGTTTTGTATGAGACTGACCGGGCAATGCATGAGTATTTGCGTCAGTACCGGGATGAGATGAAGGAATTACAAGACTACATGGAACTTTGGGTTCATGAAATCAAATTACCAATCGCAAGCCTTGTTCTCATGCTGCATAATGACAGCCTGTTGTCAGGAGAGAAAGTAAAGGCACAGGTAAAGAGAATTGAATGTGCGGTAGAGCAAATCCTGTATTATACACGGGGGCAGAATACGGAGAAAGATTATCTGATTAAGACGTATTCACTGGAACAGATTATTGGAAGAGTCCTGCAGTCAGAAAAGGAAGCGATTCTGGGACAGCAGATTCATCTAAAGCTGGAAGGGTTAAAATGTCGAGTACAGACGGACAGCAAGTGGATGGAGTTTATTGTGCGGCAAATTTTGCATAATAGTCTAAAGTACTTAAAAGGAGAAGAGGATGAGATCCGTATCACTGGGCGGGAAGAAAAGGACTGCACAATACTTTCTCTATGGGATAATGGAATTGGAATAGAGGAAAGTGAACTTTCTCGTGTGTTTGAGAAATCTTTTACCGGAGAAAATGGAAGACGCGTTCAGTCTTCTACAGGAATGGGATTGTACTTATGCAAAAAACTCTGTGGAAAGCTGGGACATGATATTTTGATCCATTCTGTGAAGAACAGTTATACGGAAGTTGAAATACGATTTTGGAAACATGAGTTCTACCAGGTGTTGGAAGATGACAGAAAGCTTACAAAACTGTAA
- a CDS encoding GNAT family N-acetyltransferase, with amino-acid sequence MLTIRKMKMIDYHEVDRLMQKLHKLHVEARPDLFANKEHPYSLDEYFQIVASEEIISYIAQWDNEIAGLAITQMRDKSMMVDQKIAYMDDLIVDEKFRGRGIAKALVKASEEEAKRLGAKRLDLMVWAFNENAVQFYRSLGLEVQRYILEKELE; translated from the coding sequence ATGCTGACGATTCGAAAGATGAAAATGATCGATTATCATGAAGTGGATCGGTTGATGCAGAAGCTGCACAAACTGCACGTCGAGGCGAGACCGGATTTGTTTGCCAATAAAGAACATCCATATTCGCTTGATGAATATTTTCAGATAGTGGCAAGCGAGGAAATCATCTCTTATATTGCACAATGGGATAATGAAATTGCCGGCCTTGCAATTACACAGATGCGTGACAAAAGTATGATGGTAGATCAGAAAATCGCCTATATGGATGACCTGATTGTCGATGAAAAGTTTCGCGGAAGAGGGATTGCAAAAGCACTTGTGAAAGCGAGTGAAGAAGAGGCAAAACGTCTTGGTGCAAAACGACTGGATCTGATGGTTTGGGCATTCAATGAGAATGCGGTGCAGTTCTATCGATCGCTTGGGCTGGAAGTCCAAAGATATATTCTTGAGAAAGAATTAGAGTAA
- a CDS encoding DUF3100 domain-containing protein, which yields MGENSYNSVRERLKAEYKIVLLAFLFILIADTIGQIKIPFGPGTFILFPIFYAIILGVLSGPQVLKLVNRKEVKAASKLVIVAICPFIAKLGINAGASIETVISAGPALFLQEIGNLGTLFLAMPLALLLGLKREAIGATHSINRETNLALITDMYGPDSPEARGSLSIYVVGGMVGTIYFGFMAAVVAAFNIFHPYALGMASGVGAGIMMASATASLTEIYPEMAEQISALASTSETLSGIDGIYVAMFIAIPLCNWLYKHLEPKIAKLRHEKREEK from the coding sequence ATGGGTGAGAATAGTTATAATTCAGTGAGAGAACGTTTGAAAGCAGAATATAAGATTGTTCTGTTGGCATTTTTGTTTATTTTGATTGCAGATACGATAGGACAGATTAAGATTCCTTTTGGACCGGGAACGTTTATCCTGTTTCCGATTTTTTACGCAATTATTCTTGGCGTATTAAGCGGACCGCAAGTACTGAAACTTGTAAACCGAAAAGAGGTAAAGGCAGCTTCAAAATTAGTAATTGTGGCAATTTGTCCGTTCATCGCTAAGCTTGGGATCAATGCGGGAGCAAGTATTGAGACAGTGATTTCAGCAGGGCCGGCATTGTTTCTACAGGAAATCGGCAATCTGGGTACGCTTTTTCTGGCGATGCCGTTGGCGCTTTTGCTCGGTCTGAAACGGGAAGCGATTGGAGCAACACATTCGATTAATCGTGAAACGAATCTGGCTCTGATTACAGATATGTACGGTCCGGATTCTCCGGAAGCCCGGGGAAGTCTTTCTATTTATGTAGTAGGAGGAATGGTTGGTACGATTTATTTTGGATTTATGGCAGCAGTTGTAGCGGCATTTAACATTTTTCATCCGTATGCGTTGGGAATGGCGTCCGGTGTTGGTGCAGGAATTATGATGGCAAGCGCGACAGCCAGCCTGACAGAGATTTATCCGGAGATGGCGGAACAGATTTCTGCGCTTGCAAGTACCAGCGAGACGTTGTCCGGCATTGATGGGATTTATGTGGCAATGTTTATTGCAATTCCGCTTTGTAACTGGCTGTATAAACATTTAGAACCAAAGATTGCGAAGCTTCGCCATGAAAAACGGGAGGAAAAGTAG
- a CDS encoding amidohydrolase family protein produces MRILDTTILNEQYEIIRHKDILIADGRIQKILDTKSSTDCFRVREKTEEVIDGRHLLFLPGLIDSHMHTGQQLLRGRVLDELPMIWTRIMLPFESRLTKEKMRLSAELASLEMMKSGTSGFVEAGSYFMEEAAAVYADSGLRGVLSCSTMDQPGLPETIADTAQSAVERTDRLYEFVQEQMKENQEKTLKVYYSLRSLMSCSSELVCLVKEHASERNAWIQAHMNEYAGEVNAIVTREHLRPYEYLAKLGVLSDHFLGAHSLLVSEKEMDLLKEYEVKVCHCPFSNCGKAAPNTPGLFARGISIGLGTDGTAHGGMSLWNEMKIFRSVMNLLHGVPMAEPAIMPAKKILQMVLEGGAAALGEENSCGCLKEGYRADLIGINLDQPHIFPSGNLLNTLVESVNANDVTHMIVNGKLVMKNREVLTLDEERILYEAKEYLEKEEW; encoded by the coding sequence ATGCGTATATTGGATACAACCATTTTAAATGAACAGTATGAGATCATACGCCATAAAGACATTTTAATCGCGGATGGACGGATTCAGAAAATTCTTGATACAAAATCCAGTACAGATTGCTTCAGAGTGAGGGAGAAGACAGAAGAAGTGATTGATGGAAGACATCTGCTTTTTCTTCCGGGGCTGATTGACAGTCATATGCACACCGGACAGCAGTTGTTAAGAGGAAGGGTGCTGGATGAGCTGCCAATGATCTGGACACGGATTATGCTGCCTTTTGAGAGCAGGCTGACAAAGGAGAAGATGCGTTTGAGCGCAGAACTGGCTTCACTTGAGATGATGAAATCCGGAACTTCGGGGTTTGTGGAGGCAGGAAGTTATTTTATGGAAGAAGCAGCGGCAGTGTATGCTGATTCCGGACTACGCGGCGTATTGTCCTGTTCCACAATGGATCAGCCCGGACTCCCGGAGACAATCGCGGATACAGCACAGTCTGCAGTGGAACGGACAGATCGATTGTATGAATTTGTTCAGGAGCAGATGAAAGAGAATCAGGAGAAAACTTTGAAAGTGTATTATTCCCTTCGATCGCTGATGTCATGTTCATCAGAATTGGTTTGTCTTGTAAAGGAACATGCTTCTGAGCGAAATGCCTGGATACAGGCGCATATGAATGAATATGCCGGAGAAGTTAATGCAATTGTAACCCGGGAACATCTGCGGCCGTATGAGTATCTTGCAAAGCTTGGCGTCTTAAGCGATCATTTTCTGGGAGCACACAGCCTCCTTGTATCAGAAAAAGAAATGGATTTACTTAAGGAATACGAGGTAAAAGTATGTCATTGTCCCTTTAGCAATTGCGGCAAAGCAGCGCCGAATACTCCGGGCTTATTTGCCCGCGGCATCTCTATAGGTCTTGGAACAGACGGAACGGCTCATGGTGGCATGAGTCTCTGGAATGAAATGAAAATTTTTCGTTCAGTTATGAATCTGCTCCACGGAGTACCGATGGCAGAACCGGCTATTATGCCGGCTAAAAAGATTTTGCAAATGGTATTGGAAGGCGGTGCGGCAGCATTGGGAGAGGAAAACAGCTGTGGATGTCTGAAAGAAGGGTACCGGGCAGATCTTATCGGAATCAATCTCGACCAGCCGCACATTTTCCCGAGTGGAAATCTGCTTAATACACTGGTTGAAAGTGTGAATGCAAATGATGTAACACATATGATTGTAAATGGAAAACTCGTCATGAAGAATCGGGAAGTCTTAACGCTGGACGAGGAGCGCATTTTATATGAGGCAAAAGAGTATCTGGAAAAGGAGGAATGGTAG